The Thermotoga caldifontis AZM44c09 genomic interval GTAGAACTCTTCGGGAACAGGATCGAAGACATCCGCCTCTTCGACGTGGTCAGTCAGACGTCGACCGTGAAATTGGATGAGTTCGTTCTCTTACCCGCACGTGAGTACGTCTGTGAAGAACACGACTTTGACACGATCGTCGCCAGAGTGAGTGAACGAGCCACGATATTCGATTACGCTGCTTTTGATGTACTCATCCTGGATGTCGATAGATGCTTTGAAGAATTCGTGAAATTGGAAAAGCAGATCAGGGAGTTTCTCTCAGACGAGCAGTACGAAGAGTACAGAAATTACTCGGGGTTGAGCCTTGTTGAGATACAGCAGAAACTTCGTCAAGCGAAGGAGGTGGAACTGGACCTTCAGAGCCTCGAGTTCGTCGAGAGAAAGAGCAGCATACAGCAGGTTCCGGTAATCGACGAAGACGAGCTCAGCGTGGGAGATCTTGTGGTACACGAGAAATACGGGATAGGTATCTTCGAGGCCGTGAAACCTGTTACGAACGCACTCGGCACGAAAGAATACATCGTGATCAAATACGAAGATGCGACCATCTATGTGCCTGCAGAAAGGCTCGATAAGATTCACAAGTACATAGGCGATCCGAACGTAAAGATCGACCGTATCCACGCCGGAACCTGGAAAAGAAGGCTTGACAAGGTCAAAGAAGATCTGAGGAAGAAGATATTCGAGCTGGTGGACATATACATGAAGAGGCAGCAGGTCAGAGGTTTGAGTCTTCCCGGAGATGCGGAGATGGAACAGAAATTTGCCGAGACGTTCCCATACGTTGAAACTCACGATCAATCCGTAGCCATTGAGGAAGTCCTCGAGGATCTCGCCAGCGATCAACCCATGGATAGGCTGCTGTGCGGTGATGCCGGTTATGGGAAAACGGAGGTGGCCCTCAGGGCTGCGTTCAGGTGCGTTGTGAGTGGAAAACAGGTCGCGATCCTTGTACCCACAACGGTGCTTGCCAGACAGCATTACAGAGTTTTCAGACAAAGAATGGAACCGTTCGGTGTATCGGTTGCGCTTCTGGACAGATCGATTTCGAAATCGGAGCGAGCCAGAATAATCGAGGACCTGAGGAACGGAAAGATCGATGTCGTTATAGGTACCAGCGCCTTGCTGTCGAACAGCGTGAAGTTTTCTGATCTCGGCTTGGTGATCATCGATGAAGAGCAGAACTTCGGTGTGGAACAGAAGGAGAAGTTCAAGAAGATCAGACTCAACGTGAACGTTTTGTCGATGAGTGCCACGCCGATACCCAGAACCCTGCACATGGCACTGAACGGGATGAAGGACATGAGCGTTCTGACCACGCCGCCTTTTGGAAGACTTCCAGTTGTAACTTATGTGGCACACTACGACGATAGGCTCGTCAGAGGTGCGATACTGAGGGAGATAAACAGGGGAGGTCAGGTGATATACGTACACAACCGTGTGGAGGATTTGCAAGAGGTCTACAGAAAAGTTTGTGAACTCGTACCTGAAGCGCGCGTCGTCATGGCGCACGGTCAGATGCCCATGAAAAGGCTGACGGAGGCTGTGAGGAGTTTCTACGAGCATACGGCCGACGTGATCGTGTGCACGTCGATAATGCAGAACGGAATAGACGTGCCATCGGCGAACACGATCATCGTGGACGACGCGCATCGCTACGGTTTGGCCCAGCTCTACCAGCTGAGAGGAAGGGTTGGAAGGAGTGACAAGAGAGCGTTCGCGTATTTCCTCTTCGATTCCAATCTCAGTCCTTCCGCTTTGAAGAGACTCCAGGTCATAAAAGAGTTTTCAGGTCCTGGAAGCGGCTTGAAGATAGCACTGAAGGATATGGAGATAAGAGGTATAGGAACCATCTTCGGCCTGGAACAGCATGGGAACGTGAACGCGATCGGGTTGAACATGTATTTGCAGATACTCAACGAAGAGTTGAAACATACGATGCATCCAGAAACCGAGGAACACGTGGACGTTGAGATCGAAGGTGTGCCGGGTTCTTTCTACATACCTGACGATTTCATTGAGGACGAGATAGAAAGGCTCAGGACTTACCGCAGGCTCGCTTCCTGCAGGTCCGTGAAAGAGATAGACGAATTGAAACTCGAATTGAGGGACCGTTTTGGAAAACTTCCCGAGCAGGTGGAACAGCTGATCGATCTTTTCAAAATCAGACTGATGGCGATCCAGAAGAACGTCAGGAAAATCGTCTTCGATGAAACGACCTTGAAGATCTTCTCCGATTCCGATTCGTTGAAGTTGCCTGGAAGGTTCGTCTACAACGAGAAGGAAAAAGTCTATCTGTATTACAACGTTCCTCCAGAAAAATGTCTCACACTGCTCAAAAAGGTTTTTCTAAGAGATTGACAGAAAAACGTAGGAATCATCAACGAGCAGCACGATCAGGTCTTTCTTCGAACCTTTCACATCTTCCTTCAGTTCGATCGTGAGTTCTCTATCAAGCACGATCATGCGCTTGGCAGAATCGACAGGAACATTCCTGTAGAAGCCGATGAACTTGAAGGAACCAGCTTTCCTCTGAGAGAGGAACGCTCTGATGATCTGTAGAACGCGCCTCTTCTGCTCTTCGTTCATGCTCTCGGGCTTGAAACGGATCGTTCTGAGCAGAGGAACGTTTCTGCTACGAACATTGACTCTGAAAGAAGTTTCGCCGATCTGGAGCTGGAATCTGGGCTGGATCTTCTCCACTTTCGCACCCAACTTCAACTGGCACGAGTGTATCGCGTTGGGGACCTTTTCGAACCGAACATCTTCCATGAGAGGATCGATCTTTCCGAGCGTTTGGTCCTTCACCTTCACCCACGATGCTTCGATCGAATGGGCCAAAACCTTCACAGACGTGTGCAGAGGAACATCCTTCAGCTGGCATTCCAGCTTCTCACTCGAAATCCTTGGTTGTATCGCTGTTTCTCCTTTCACAACGATATCTGTATATGTCAGAGAAAGCGTGGAAGTATGGATCTTTATGAAGCCCAGTTCGAGCTTCAAAGTTTCGAGAATTTGCCTCAGGAACGACATACGAACTCGAGGGCCTTCGACAGCCTCTGGAATGGTTCCATCACGTCGAATTCTTCCACGATCTTTTTCAGCTTTTCGATCTTATCCTGCGTGAAGTTCGATTTGGATACGAACTTCAGAGTCTCATTCTGCAGAGGTATCACGCATTCGTTGGGTTCCGAGTTCTGGCTCTGCTCCAGTTTCGATGTGCCGTAGGACGAAACGTAGTAGACCTGATCGGAAGCTTCCACGAGCGAGATGTTATCTGTCAGAAAGACTTCTGGCTTCTGTTCCACACTTTTCAGAAGGCTCTTCGCGATGATCTCGACCGTCAGGTAAAGTTCAAGAGATTTGCCGTACAGAATCTTTTGAAGGGGAGTTGGTGAGACTGGTTCTGTGTATTTGAACTCTTGGGGAATCCCGAGCTCATCCACTACCAGTACCGCGCCAACGTACTTTTCGTCTATCTTTTTCGCGCTTATGTAACCTACCTTCACAGTCTCACGTCCAGTATGGTCCCTTTGCTCTCTTCACGAACTTCTTCTCGTGCTGGCGTGCCGCGGCGGGAAGAAGGTCTGTAGAAAGCGGAAGAGCTTCTTTCCTCCGTGGAGGAACCAACGTTCTTTTGTTCCACACCTTCACGCGGGGTAACGGTACGCGAATGCTGTACAGATCTTTGGATCATCTGCGCATTGACCAGCTGGGCCAGCGCCGTCTGAACGTTCGCTTGCTGAGAGACGCTGGTTGAAACATCGATGCCCCTCACGATCATCGTTTGTAAATCAATCGGGTTTACCATCGTCTTCCCCCAGCACGTACTTTTTTATCTTGATCAAAGCGCTGGAGAGTATTTGAGAAACTCTGGACTCACTCACTCCAAGAATAAGACCTATCTCCTTGAGGGAAAGTTCTTGTTCGAATCGCAGCGATAGGACGAGTTGCTCACGTTGCGGTAACTGTTTGATAGCCTCTGTCACCTGCTCGAGCAATATCTGTTTGTAAGCATCCTGCAACGGCTCCGAATCGGCTGCGACGTCTGGACTGTAAGAATCGTACGTGTCGTACAGGTACTCATCCAGCCTCAGGAACTGTTTTCTTACCATCTCGTTCTTGGCACGGATCACTTCCTCGTTACTCAAGTTTGTGTAGAGACTGATCTCCTCAACCGTTGGATGCCTTCCAAGCTTCGATTCGAGCTCGTAGATCGCTTTCTCGACTTCTTTTATGTTCCTTCTCAAACTCCTTGGCATCCAATCTATGTTTCTCAAATAATCGTACATCGCACCCTTGATCCTCTTGATGAGGAAGGTCCTCAGATTGACACCCCTTCTCGGATCGTACCTGCGAATGGCTGAGATGAGCGCGAGCACACCTTCCTGAATCAGGTCTTCCACTTCGACGTTTTTCGGTAGATGTTGTACGAGATCGCTCGCGATTCTTTTCACCGTCGGCAGCAATTCTTTTATGATTTGTTCTTCATCTACCTCGTACATACCGCACCGCCCTCACTCATATCTCCAAGACCTGTATCGTTTCTCCGCCCCCCACTTTCCTCACCAGCAGCTTTCCGGTCTCTATGTTGTACTCTATGCTCCTGGCCCTGTTTCCCCCGACATCTTCCGCCCTGAGCGGTATCTGATGGTACTTCAACCAGTACTTCACTGCCTCCACGTTCCTGGCACCCACGTTCATCCCGGAGCTTTCGAACATCGAAGCCCCACCGGCTATCTTGGCCTCAAGCCTCGATTTCGAAGCTCCGAGTGAGACGAGTTCCTCGATGAGCGTTGCAACGGCTGTGTCCGCGTATTTGCCTGGCATCTGAACGTTCTTCCCCCCACTGTCGGGAAGCATCACGTGCGCCATTCCACCAACCTTGGCAACAGGATCTCTCATGCACACGCCCACGCACGAACCGAGTCCGAGCGTGATGATCACGGCTGGATTCCGTTCAACTGCCAGTTCGCCTATTCCTATCACAACCTTCTTGCTCATCTGAGTCCCACCTTCTTGAAGATCGTTTCCAGACTGTTCTCCCCGGGGATCAGCAACATGTAAGAACTTATGCTCTGCATGCCTTCAATGCTCAGCTCGGTTTCAACGTATATTGCACTGTCTTCGTACGAAGCGGTGGGGAGCACAGCTTCGGATATGATCGCCGCGAGCATGTCGACTGAAAGGTCGGGGGGTAACGGGTCTAAGTACAGTCCTGTGAACTCCGCCAACGCCGTTATGTAGGAACCACACATTATGTTCCCGATCTCTTTCAGGGCAGATCTGGACAGTTCATCAAGTTGTGTGATGTCTTCACACGGAGAACCTAAAAGGTCCTGAAGGATCCTCTTCGCAGCCAATCTATTGAGCACGAGCACGACATCGAAGACGACGTCTCCACGGACCGACATCCTAACGCCAACCACGAGGTCTTCAGGTTCCGGGAAGATGAAGGTTATTCTCGATATCGGGATGACCTCAGCCTTCGGAACCGTGATTTCCACCTTCTTGTTCGTCAGCTGCGACAGCGCCGTGGCCGCGTTGCCTGTTCCGATGTTGCCGATTTCTTTGAGCAAGTCGAGTTCTCTCTCTGAGAGTACCATTCTACACCTCCTCTCTCGTCTTGCGCAATTTGATCTCCTGCTGGAACACGTACGATACTAAAGCCCTTTCGAGTGCTGGCGGGACATCCAAGAACTGTACCCCGTACTCGTGAAGACCTGTATTTTCGTTGAATCCCGCGTATCGAACGATCTGCGCCTTTTGGCTTGCGAGTTTTATATCTCCCAGATCGAGATCCACGTGGATGATCTGTCCGACCTTCAAGAGTTTCGACGTGCACATCAGCATCCCACCGGCGCTGAAATCTCTGGTGAGGAAAGAGTATCTGTTTCCCTCTTCCTCAATCAAAAAACTTCCACTGAGGACCAGCGGGATGCGGACGTACCTCCTTCTCTGCACGCGATCGACCTGTTCTGGCAACGTGACGTACATAACCAACAAATTCGATTCACTGTCTCTTCCATAGTCGAGGACGCGGCTGCTGAAGGCGTACACGACTTTGTCCGCGATGGCCGTGATCCTTATGAACTCCTGTCTCGGCAGGGGAACGAACCTGCCTTGATAACTGGGCATCGCGATCTTGAGAACCCCTCTATCAAAGTACGTATCGTGTATCGAGCTTTTCATTTTCAGGATCTCACCTTTCTTGGTTTCAAACTCTATCACGAGGGGCATGCCTGGTTTCAGGGCGTCTCTTGCGCTGACCTTGACGACGTATTCTGCCATCCCTTCTCATCCCATGCCGAAAAGGATTTTGATTCTCTCAATGAATGAGAGCCTCTTCGCGACCACTTTGTTCGTTATCTTGTCAGCGATTCCGTGGATGGCCAAAGACGGCTGGCACGTTTTCCTGAAAATCACGAAGGGTATCTGTCTCGAAACGCTGTCTTTCACCGCGGGCTCGAACTTCATGACGTGCGTCGAATCGAAACTCACGCCGATGAACCTGTTCACAACGGAGCTGAATTTCTCGATAGCTTTTCTCCCTTCTTTCAAATCCTTCACCATGTTCATCACGACGTGGAAGGTCACCGGTTCGAGACCCTTCAGAACGAGTATCTTGACGAAGGTGTACGCGTTCACCAGCGCCGTTGGTTCGGCGGCCGTCAGGACCAGAACGTGGTCGCTGTTCAGGTAGAACCTCTCCAGTTGTTCGTTGAAACCCGGCGGGAAGTCGAAAACGATGTAGTCGTAATCTTCTCCGATCTTTCTCAACTCGTTCATAACCCTGCCTTTGTCCTCAACGTTGAAAGTGATCAGATCATCGACATCCATACCACTGCTTATGAGCTCGACCCCGTAGGGAGTCTTGAAGATGACCTCGTTCATGTCCACTTTCTTCTTAAGAAAATCTTTCAGCGTGAACTTTGGTGTTACACCCATGAGTATCTCTGCGTTGGCGAAGCCCGCATCCGCGTCGAACAACAGGACCCTGTAGCCCCGTTCTTGAAGGACTATCGATAGATTGACGGCAACCACCGTCTTACCTACGCCACCCTTACCGCTGGCGACACTGATGATCCTTGCCCCTGAGTTGTAAAGTCCCTCAGCTTGATTGGGCAATTCTCAACACCTCTTTCGATAGTAGGTAAGCTATATCCTTCGCGTTGGCTTCGACGATGTCTTCAGGTACCCTTTGACCGTTGGTGATGAAGGCGAGCGGTATTCCACCCAGAAGTGATGCGTTGATCAGATGTCCAAACGTGCGGGTCTCGTCCATTTTCGTCAGGATCAGATGTGTATGCCTGGCTGCCTGAAACCTCTCGAGCACGTCCTTGAGATCTGAAAACCTCGAATTCATACTGATCACCAGAAAAGCCAGATCCGGCTGTATCACGTCGAACAGAGCTTTGAGTTCGCTCATCTGCATATCGTTGTTCTGACTCCTCCCGGCCGTGTCGATCAGGACCACATCGAAGGATCTCATCGCATCGAGTTCTATCTTCGCTTCCTTCGGTGTGTAAGCTATTCTCATGGGGATGTCCATGATCGTCGCATACGTTTTCAGCTGGTCTGTAGCAGCGATCCTGTACGTGTCGAGCGTGAGTATGGCCACCTGCTTTTTCTCGACGATTTTCAGCCTCGCGGCAAGCTTGGCGAGTGTCGTGGTTTTACCGACACCCGTCGGACCGGTGAACAGGACCGCACCTTCCAGGTTGGGTACCTCGGTCTTCATGAAGGCCGCAAGGTGTTCCGCCAGACGTTGCCTCAAGGAGTCGTCCAGATTTACATCACCGTAGCTTATCCTCAAATACTCGATGATCTTGCTCGCAACCGTTTGCTCTATTTCCTGAGCCTGCATACCTTTCAAGAGTTTTTGAAGGTTCTGTGGCAGATCGTTCATTCTCTGCATGCCGAGCATCTGTTTCATTTCCTGAATCATCTGTTTGAGCTCTCTGAGTTCTTCCTCCTGACGTTTTTCCCTGTTCTTGACGAGTAATTCCTGAAGCCTGTAAACCTCACTGCTTTCTTTTCTCTCCTGGTCTTTGTCTTCGCAGACCGCTGTGACTTCGAGATACCTTTTTGCGCCTATTCCCAGAAAACCTCCTTTCCTGACGCTACGGGTACTCAATATGATGGCGTCCTCACCAAGATCTTTCTTTATCTGCTCAAGGGCTTCCTTTATGTCTTTCACAACGTACTTTTTCATTTTCACAGCCTCACCACACCCTCAACTTGAAGAACTCTGTCCTCGGGCACTTCTTCGTAGGCGATGACTGGCACACTGGGTAAGAATTTTCTCACAAGCTGTGCAAAGTAAGGTCTTATCGCCCCTGAACAGACTACGAGGGGCGAGAAGCCCTTCTTCATGAGCGTTTCAAGCTGCTTTGA includes:
- the cheC gene encoding CheY-P phosphatase CheC, translating into MVLSERELDLLKEIGNIGTGNAATALSQLTNKKVEITVPKAEVIPISRITFIFPEPEDLVVGVRMSVRGDVVFDVVLVLNRLAAKRILQDLLGSPCEDITQLDELSRSALKEIGNIMCGSYITALAEFTGLYLDPLPPDLSVDMLAAIISEAVLPTASYEDSAIYVETELSIEGMQSISSYMLLIPGENSLETIFKKVGLR
- the cheD gene encoding chemoreceptor glutamine deamidase/glutamate methylesterase CheD, whose product is MSKKVVIGIGELAVERNPAVIITLGLGSCVGVCMRDPVAKVGGMAHVMLPDSGGKNVQMPGKYADTAVATLIEELVSLGASKSRLEAKIAGGASMFESSGMNVGARNVEAVKYWLKYHQIPLRAEDVGGNRARSIEYNIETGKLLVRKVGGGETIQVLEI
- a CDS encoding helicase-related protein → MSELGELLKKHPERPTLLIVPSEKEASHLASVLNARYFPGPDVFPFEDVPVSFLVRKGRIETLWSLLNAECELIVASLYSATRFTMPPDLLRNFSRKFKRDDEFVDAHHLIDLGYERAYLVRSGGEFSVRGDIVDVFAPLYEKPVRVELFGNRIEDIRLFDVVSQTSTVKLDEFVLLPAREYVCEEHDFDTIVARVSERATIFDYAAFDVLILDVDRCFEEFVKLEKQIREFLSDEQYEEYRNYSGLSLVEIQQKLRQAKEVELDLQSLEFVERKSSIQQVPVIDEDELSVGDLVVHEKYGIGIFEAVKPVTNALGTKEYIVIKYEDATIYVPAERLDKIHKYIGDPNVKIDRIHAGTWKRRLDKVKEDLRKKIFELVDIYMKRQQVRGLSLPGDAEMEQKFAETFPYVETHDQSVAIEEVLEDLASDQPMDRLLCGDAGYGKTEVALRAAFRCVVSGKQVAILVPTTVLARQHYRVFRQRMEPFGVSVALLDRSISKSERARIIEDLRNGKIDVVIGTSALLSNSVKFSDLGLVIIDEEQNFGVEQKEKFKKIRLNVNVLSMSATPIPRTLHMALNGMKDMSVLTTPPFGRLPVVTYVAHYDDRLVRGAILREINRGGQVIYVHNRVEDLQEVYRKVCELVPEARVVMAHGQMPMKRLTEAVRSFYEHTADVIVCTSIMQNGIDVPSANTIIVDDAHRYGLAQLYQLRGRVGRSDKRAFAYFLFDSNLSPSALKRLQVIKEFSGPGSGLKIALKDMEIRGIGTIFGLEQHGNVNAIGLNMYLQILNEELKHTMHPETEEHVDVEIEGVPGSFYIPDDFIEDEIERLRTYRRLASCRSVKEIDELKLELRDRFGKLPEQVEQLIDLFKIRLMAIQKNVRKIVFDETTLKIFSDSDSLKLPGRFVYNEKEKVYLYYNVPPEKCLTLLKKVFLRD
- a CDS encoding MinD/ParA family protein; the protein is MPNQAEGLYNSGARIISVASGKGGVGKTVVAVNLSIVLQERGYRVLLFDADAGFANAEILMGVTPKFTLKDFLKKKVDMNEVIFKTPYGVELISSGMDVDDLITFNVEDKGRVMNELRKIGEDYDYIVFDFPPGFNEQLERFYLNSDHVLVLTAAEPTALVNAYTFVKILVLKGLEPVTFHVVMNMVKDLKEGRKAIEKFSSVVNRFIGVSFDSTHVMKFEPAVKDSVSRQIPFVIFRKTCQPSLAIHGIADKITNKVVAKRLSFIERIKILFGMG
- a CDS encoding flagellar brake protein, whose product is MAEYVVKVSARDALKPGMPLVIEFETKKGEILKMKSSIHDTYFDRGVLKIAMPSYQGRFVPLPRQEFIRITAIADKVVYAFSSRVLDYGRDSESNLLVMYVTLPEQVDRVQRRRYVRIPLVLSGSFLIEEEGNRYSFLTRDFSAGGMLMCTSKLLKVGQIIHVDLDLGDIKLASQKAQIVRYAGFNENTGLHEYGVQFLDVPPALERALVSYVFQQEIKLRKTREEV
- the flhF gene encoding flagellar biosynthesis protein FlhF; the protein is MKMKKYVVKDIKEALEQIKKDLGEDAIILSTRSVRKGGFLGIGAKRYLEVTAVCEDKDQERKESSEVYRLQELLVKNREKRQEEELRELKQMIQEMKQMLGMQRMNDLPQNLQKLLKGMQAQEIEQTVASKIIEYLRISYGDVNLDDSLRQRLAEHLAAFMKTEVPNLEGAVLFTGPTGVGKTTTLAKLAARLKIVEKKQVAILTLDTYRIAATDQLKTYATIMDIPMRIAYTPKEAKIELDAMRSFDVVLIDTAGRSQNNDMQMSELKALFDVIQPDLAFLVISMNSRFSDLKDVLERFQAARHTHLILTKMDETRTFGHLINASLLGGIPLAFITNGQRVPEDIVEANAKDIAYLLSKEVLRIAQSS
- a CDS encoding FliA/WhiG family RNA polymerase sigma factor, with the protein product MYEVDEEQIIKELLPTVKRIASDLVQHLPKNVEVEDLIQEGVLALISAIRRYDPRRGVNLRTFLIKRIKGAMYDYLRNIDWMPRSLRRNIKEVEKAIYELESKLGRHPTVEEISLYTNLSNEEVIRAKNEMVRKQFLRLDEYLYDTYDSYSPDVAADSEPLQDAYKQILLEQVTEAIKQLPQREQLVLSLRFEQELSLKEIGLILGVSESRVSQILSSALIKIKKYVLGEDDGKPD